A single window of Desulfovibrio psychrotolerans DNA harbors:
- a CDS encoding serine acetyltransferase: MGESWEGTRAAIAADLFRYGGARGMGGLWRTMRREPGLRLMVYKRLAVWSRRDFLPLYGVFRYLFGALCRRCCVEMCVNMRVGVGIYISHCHGITLHGESVLGDNVNISQNVTLGQANRGGHMGVPTIGSRVYVGPGAVVAGKVAVGSNVLISANSLVTRDVPDNAVVLGVPAQVVSDKGAAGYVEHMV, translated from the coding sequence GTGGGAGAGAGTTGGGAAGGTACGCGGGCAGCCATTGCGGCTGACCTGTTCCGATACGGCGGAGCGCGGGGCATGGGGGGGCTGTGGCGGACCATGCGTCGGGAACCCGGCCTGCGGCTGATGGTTTACAAGCGGCTTGCCGTGTGGAGCCGCAGGGATTTTCTGCCGCTGTACGGAGTGTTCCGGTACCTCTTTGGGGCCTTGTGCCGCAGGTGCTGTGTGGAGATGTGTGTGAACATGCGGGTGGGCGTGGGCATATATATAAGCCACTGTCACGGCATAACGCTGCACGGGGAGAGTGTGCTGGGGGATAACGTGAATATTAGCCAGAACGTGACGCTGGGGCAGGCGAACCGGGGCGGGCACATGGGGGTGCCCACAATCGGCAGCCGTGTGTATGTGGGACCGGGGGCGGTGGTGGCGGGCAAGGTGGCGGTGGGCAGCAACGTGCTTATCTCCGCCAACAGTCTGGTGACCAGAGATGTGCCCGATAATGCCGTTGTGCTGGGGGTTCCGGCGCAGGTGGTTTCGGACAAGGGAGCCGCCGGGTATGTGGAACATATGGTCTGA
- a CDS encoding acyltransferase family protein — MRKEFLNYINNFRGIAILYIVLGHCLSAFDWSANRVVADVVHVVFTNGTVLFVFIAGYLFQYLSYKYNYGKYLKSKFLNVGMPYVIMSVPGVLYFTLFAQRAGMEYVNEWPWLLRVVEFYLVGAQLVPFWFIPMIFIHFFLSPFYIHGDRRGWLYYLLPLFFIIGLFVWRGGPYQLQSYLHYAFVYFFGMFLCRYRERFNPILSRGDVLLLLFFTVTALGLLEYGSDFQSMYAKRLNFVQHIVQCPFYIGLLVRFEHVIGKRMDLFATMSFGIFFVHSYLISVFKLVVNRAGGGATEGSVFLLMLFYAAILGTSMLFVMSVKRIFGKHSRMVCGS, encoded by the coding sequence ATGCGAAAAGAATTTTTGAACTACATAAACAATTTTAGAGGTATAGCCATATTGTACATTGTGCTTGGTCATTGTCTTTCTGCCTTTGACTGGAGTGCGAACCGGGTGGTTGCGGACGTGGTGCACGTGGTGTTCACGAACGGAACGGTGTTGTTCGTTTTTATTGCTGGCTATCTCTTTCAGTACCTTTCTTACAAATACAACTACGGCAAGTATTTGAAGTCAAAATTTTTGAATGTGGGTATGCCGTATGTGATCATGTCTGTTCCCGGAGTACTCTATTTTACTCTTTTCGCTCAGCGTGCAGGAATGGAATATGTGAACGAATGGCCATGGCTGCTGCGGGTGGTGGAATTTTATCTTGTGGGGGCACAGCTTGTGCCGTTCTGGTTCATTCCCATGATTTTTATCCACTTCTTCCTTTCTCCATTTTATATACATGGCGACAGGCGTGGCTGGCTGTATTACCTGCTCCCGCTATTTTTTATCATCGGCCTTTTTGTGTGGCGGGGTGGTCCGTATCAGTTGCAGTCGTATCTGCATTATGCCTTTGTGTACTTTTTTGGCATGTTCCTGTGCAGGTATCGAGAGCGCTTTAATCCTATTCTCAGCAGGGGAGATGTGCTGCTGCTACTGTTTTTTACAGTGACGGCGCTGGGGCTTCTTGAATACGGCTCTGATTTTCAGAGTATGTACGCCAAGCGGTTGAATTTTGTGCAGCATATTGTGCAGTGTCCTTTCTACATCGGGCTGCTGGTCCGTTTTGAACATGTTATCGGCAAGAGGATGGACCTGTTTGCCACCATGAGCTTCGGCATCTTTTTTGTGCACAGCTATTTGATAAGCGTCTTCAAGCTTGTGGTGAATCGGGCCGGGGGTGGGGCAACGGAGGGGAGCGTCTTTTTGCTCATGCTGTTTTATGCGGCGATTCTGGGCACGAGCATGCTCTTTGTCATGAGCGTTAAACGCATTTTCGGCAAACACAGCCGGATGGTGTGCGGCAGCTGA
- a CDS encoding glycosyltransferase family 2 protein, translating to MSGNDTPLVTVIMPAYNAGAFIGESIASVLAQQEVSFELLVVDDCSTDDTSARVAAFDDARIRLVRMAVNGGVSAATNRGMQLARGSYYARLDADDLMLPGRLARQAAFMEAHPQTGCCGGAVEVFGEGLEPYRVAYPQSDSAIRCAMLFGNPYAHSSLMVRMDAVRQTGVMYDETLRQAEDYDFIERLSHGTGLANLPEVLVRYRRHAGQVTEQQGRAMREKRGVVRSRYSRRVFPGLLPEQVLLHDILAETDTPVDSVAVPEIGELLQYYARTGAERFGIERRDLERTVAVKWLNVCHRAGLGARGVWGYFASPLRRLGPPKYAGEAALVAKWLRRAVAGWKQEAAHERV from the coding sequence GTGAGCGGCAACGATACCCCCTTGGTGACGGTGATTATGCCCGCCTACAACGCCGGGGCGTTTATAGGCGAGAGCATCGCCAGCGTGCTTGCGCAGCAGGAGGTCTCTTTTGAACTGCTGGTTGTGGACGACTGCTCGACCGATGACACGTCTGCTCGGGTGGCGGCGTTTGACGATGCGCGTATCCGGCTGGTGCGCATGGCTGTAAACGGCGGGGTGAGCGCGGCGACCAACAGGGGGATGCAGCTTGCACGGGGCAGCTATTATGCCCGTCTGGATGCGGATGACCTGATGCTGCCGGGGCGGCTTGCCCGGCAGGCAGCGTTTATGGAGGCTCATCCGCAGACGGGGTGCTGCGGCGGCGCGGTGGAGGTGTTCGGCGAGGGGCTGGAACCGTACCGGGTGGCATATCCGCAGAGCGATTCGGCCATTCGGTGTGCCATGCTGTTCGGCAATCCTTATGCGCATTCTTCGCTTATGGTGCGCATGGATGCGGTGCGGCAGACCGGGGTTATGTACGACGAAACACTGCGTCAGGCCGAGGATTACGATTTTATAGAGCGGCTGTCGCACGGCACGGGGCTTGCGAACCTGCCTGAGGTGCTTGTCCGGTACCGCAGGCATGCAGGGCAGGTGACGGAACAGCAGGGGCGCGCCATGCGGGAAAAGCGCGGGGTGGTGCGCAGCCGGTATTCGCGGCGCGTGTTTCCCGGACTGCTGCCGGAACAGGTGCTCCTGCACGATATTCTGGCGGAGACGGATACGCCTGTGGACAGCGTGGCCGTGCCGGAAATCGGAGAACTTTTGCAGTATTACGCCCGCACGGGCGCGGAGCGTTTTGGGATTGAACGGCGCGATCTGGAGCGGACGGTTGCCGTGAAGTGGCTGAATGTGTGCCACCGAGCCGGATTGGGCGCGCGCGGGGTGTGGGGCTATTTTGCCTCTCCTCTGCGGCGGCTGGGACCGCCCAAGTATGCCGGGGAGGCGGCTCTGGTGGCGAAATGGCTGCGCAGGGCTGTTGCGGGGTGGAAGCAGGAGGCGGCGCATGAGCGGGTCTGA
- a CDS encoding acyltransferase family protein — MSGSEKLATSYFWNGARELQASRAERLVWADNTRGMAIVLVVLGHAFIPEAAKAVIYGFHMHLFFFLSGAFFSPGRSFMQFTVNKARTLMLPYLFFGLVAWGIWILRVTVLHGGEPGAYLFQPLRDLLMLGQYWFLPVLFVVSLLFRQLYPWVSITVLPVLVAGCALLHHLFEGYALVPYAGTLVHAMNALGFYAAGYVYRSYGLQVRAAVAVAAAVVFALSFHWGYPAYGMETIGHVDNYAYAYLLAFCGILLAIFAGGCMPRNAVFSFLGANSLLIYLLHGYPGAISSRLFALLGITPALLPPMGFGLLQTVVNLLLLTPALIVVNRYMPWTLGRSGGRQ, encoded by the coding sequence ATGAGCGGGTCTGAGAAGCTTGCAACGTCATATTTTTGGAACGGCGCGCGGGAGTTGCAGGCTTCCCGGGCTGAACGTCTGGTCTGGGCAGACAATACGCGCGGCATGGCGATTGTTCTTGTGGTGCTGGGGCATGCGTTCATCCCGGAGGCGGCCAAGGCTGTCATTTACGGTTTTCATATGCATCTGTTCTTTTTTCTCTCCGGGGCTTTTTTTTCGCCCGGTCGTTCCTTCATGCAATTTACTGTGAACAAGGCGCGTACGCTCATGCTGCCCTACCTGTTCTTCGGGCTGGTGGCATGGGGGATATGGATTTTACGGGTAACGGTGCTGCACGGGGGAGAGCCGGGGGCGTATCTTTTTCAACCGCTCCGGGATTTGCTCATGCTGGGGCAGTACTGGTTTTTGCCTGTGCTGTTTGTGGTTTCGCTTCTGTTCCGGCAGTTGTACCCTTGGGTGAGCATAACGGTTCTGCCGGTGCTGGTTGCCGGGTGCGCCCTGCTGCACCATCTTTTTGAGGGGTATGCCCTTGTGCCGTATGCCGGTACCTTGGTGCACGCCATGAACGCGCTGGGGTTCTATGCTGCCGGGTATGTTTACCGCAGCTACGGATTGCAGGTGCGCGCGGCTGTTGCGGTGGCAGCCGCTGTGGTTTTTGCGCTGTCATTTCACTGGGGGTATCCTGCCTACGGCATGGAAACCATAGGCCATGTGGACAACTACGCCTATGCCTACCTGCTGGCCTTTTGCGGCATTCTGCTGGCCATATTCGCAGGCGGCTGCATGCCCCGTAACGCAGTGTTTTCCTTTCTTGGGGCCAACAGCCTGCTCATATACCTGCTGCACGGGTATCCCGGTGCCATTTCTTCCCGCCTGTTCGCTTTGCTGGGCATAACCCCCGCTCTGCTGCCTCCCATGGGATTCGGGCTGCTGCAGACCGTGGTGAATCTGCTGCTGCTCACGCCCGCCCTTATCGTGGTGAACCGCTATATGCCGTGGACACTGGGAAGGAGCGGGGGACGGCAATGA
- a CDS encoding SGNH/GDSL hydrolase family protein, with protein sequence MSHSGAGYGWRMLIAGVLLLLVTSAAAGTRLAADNRAWETLAAACGVYRHRSVVLFGDSLMAQMSLARHFGLAPYRNRSVSGRLAVDALPDLVKAAAEATDIVILLGTNDLGTGVSPEETVAAVERLGLAARHAGCRVVVCSVLPVSGEHLATRSPQVLEQVNRELAAMCGRNGLLFAEIAPCFADGQGRLRKEFSSDGLHLSPPGQALLAVMVRRAVGMEYADGALPETLCGRSNDK encoded by the coding sequence ATGAGCCATTCCGGCGCAGGGTACGGCTGGAGAATGCTCATTGCGGGCGTGTTGCTGCTTCTGGTGACGAGTGCAGCCGCAGGGACGCGTCTGGCAGCTGATAATCGCGCGTGGGAGACATTGGCTGCGGCGTGCGGCGTGTACAGGCACAGGTCGGTGGTGTTGTTCGGAGATTCCCTGATGGCGCAGATGTCGCTGGCCCGGCACTTCGGGCTTGCTCCGTACAGGAACCGTTCCGTTTCCGGGCGGCTTGCCGTGGATGCGCTGCCGGACCTTGTGAAGGCAGCGGCAGAAGCCACGGATATAGTTATTTTGCTGGGTACCAACGATCTGGGGACCGGTGTTTCGCCGGAGGAAACGGTAGCCGCCGTGGAACGGCTGGGACTGGCGGCACGTCATGCCGGTTGCAGGGTGGTGGTGTGCAGCGTGCTGCCTGTTTCCGGTGAGCATCTGGCCACCCGTTCGCCGCAGGTGCTGGAGCAGGTGAACAGAGAATTAGCCGCCATGTGCGGGCGGAACGGATTACTTTTTGCGGAGATAGCGCCCTGTTTTGCGGACGGGCAAGGCCGCCTGCGGAAGGAATTTTCGTCAGACGGGTTACACCTTAGCCCGCCCGGACAGGCACTGCTTGCCGTGATGGTGCGACGGGCCGTGGGCATGGAATATGCGGACGGTGCACTACCGGAAACGCTTTGCGGCAGGTCTAACGACAAGTGA
- a CDS encoding GNAT family N-acetyltransferase: MYAVWHMELLEAARTEPLGVRVPEGMTIRDAGAEDVPAIARIWPESFMPSGLRHADAASVITKHMNEAMGCYVLEDSGRVVSVLFIKDAYAWNREPAIEIAKCATDDACRGQGLIGYLIRHAVSAAGEGCRVFAQVMKGNHASVRSFAKAGFRSAGVLESRYLLGLTRYRIVP, from the coding sequence ATGTATGCCGTATGGCATATGGAGCTGCTGGAAGCGGCCCGGACAGAACCTCTTGGTGTCCGTGTGCCGGAGGGCATGACCATACGGGACGCCGGGGCGGAGGATGTGCCCGCCATAGCCCGTATATGGCCTGAATCGTTTATGCCGTCCGGCTTGCGGCATGCCGATGCGGCGTCTGTGATAACCAAGCATATGAATGAGGCTATGGGCTGTTATGTGCTTGAGGATTCGGGCCGGGTGGTGAGCGTGCTGTTTATCAAGGATGCGTATGCATGGAACCGGGAACCGGCGATTGAGATAGCCAAGTGCGCAACCGATGACGCATGCCGGGGACAGGGGTTGATCGGCTACCTGATACGGCATGCCGTGAGTGCGGCAGGAGAGGGATGCAGGGTTTTTGCGCAGGTGATGAAAGGAAACCATGCATCTGTACGGTCTTTTGCAAAGGCGGGGTTCAGGTCCGCCGGTGTGCTTGAATCGCGGTATCTTCTGGGGCTTACGAGGTACAGAATAGTGCCGTGA
- a CDS encoding PIG-L deacetylase family protein yields the protein MLREYIRRGYRTLLPLLYARRNYKFFMAGSFADLDNRIRRQVLASNMLNAVLRPILIPPPFGKKVLVIAPHQDDEAIGCGGAVLAHLNAGGHARTVVVQDGCGAEHALGMTREELMNIRERESMECARRMGCDEPEFLRFPAVDGQTAGRVADRLSAVLKVYAPDAIFAPSVLDNNLEHAYTAKALAMALEATPVKAQVYSYEVWGLCIPSTAVNIDRFIDGKMDLIACFASQTRNNDYAHAFRGLAMYHALQFGAVDVRHVERFFAQPADEYVGFVHSVMTERADYV from the coding sequence ATGCTGAGGGAATATATTCGCAGAGGATACAGGACGCTGCTTCCTCTTCTGTACGCACGGCGCAACTACAAATTTTTTATGGCCGGTTCTTTTGCCGATCTGGACAACAGGATCAGGCGTCAGGTTCTGGCAAGCAACATGCTGAATGCCGTGCTGCGGCCCATTTTGATTCCGCCGCCTTTCGGAAAGAAGGTACTTGTTATTGCGCCGCATCAGGACGATGAGGCCATAGGCTGCGGCGGGGCTGTTCTGGCGCATCTGAACGCAGGCGGACATGCGCGGACGGTGGTGGTGCAGGATGGCTGCGGCGCGGAGCACGCACTGGGCATGACAAGGGAGGAGCTTATGAATATCCGCGAGCGGGAATCCATGGAATGCGCGCGGCGTATGGGATGCGATGAGCCGGAATTTTTGCGTTTTCCCGCCGTGGACGGGCAGACGGCAGGGCGGGTGGCGGACCGGTTGTCGGCTGTTCTGAAGGTGTACGCGCCTGATGCCATTTTTGCCCCCTCTGTGCTCGATAATAATCTGGAGCATGCGTATACCGCCAAGGCACTTGCCATGGCGCTGGAAGCAACGCCGGTGAAGGCGCAGGTGTATTCCTACGAGGTGTGGGGGTTGTGCATTCCCAGCACCGCTGTGAACATAGACCGTTTTATTGACGGCAAGATGGACCTGATTGCCTGCTTTGCCAGCCAGACGCGCAACAATGACTACGCCCATGCGTTCAGGGGACTTGCCATGTACCATGCGTTGCAGTTCGGCGCGGTAGATGTGCGCCATGTTGAGCGGTTTTTCGCGCAGCCGGCAGATGAGTATGTCGGTTTTGTCCATTCTGTCATGACGGAGAGGGCGGATTACGTCTGA
- a CDS encoding carboxylate--amine ligase: MRPAVIMVSGRAWGSYLAIMRSLGRRGVPVHVVSWGVEQDILRASRYYTAGVALPAASGADRLAALTEYAQRIGAEGRPVLYYCTDEDAAFAADNRQALDARFIVLMGDADGCRMLMGKDTVDALARRSGLQVPGTWHVSATEALDAYAGEFRYPVVLKPCNWNSGGGVSIKADIIFSWEALRERAAAVLHGGGEVVVQDYIEGGDESVEFFLFYRSLDGARLHGCTGRKLRQFPPGAGIMALGMTDAIADLRSAGEAFISAVDYRGLGGVEFKRGNGGLYFIEMSTRSEMFHKIAMDAGVDLPWIAYADACGIDAGNISEQRDGVLYVNEVPYLLVVARKPSYFLQDCRRMLKGPLRLGMFAADDVKPFFLKIASSLRRVMNRTPGR, translated from the coding sequence ATGAGACCGGCAGTGATTATGGTTTCCGGGCGGGCGTGGGGGAGTTATCTTGCCATCATGCGGAGCCTTGGCAGAAGAGGCGTTCCTGTCCATGTTGTATCATGGGGGGTGGAGCAGGATATTCTTCGTGCCAGCCGGTATTACACAGCCGGGGTTGCCTTGCCCGCAGCATCGGGGGCGGACAGGCTGGCTGCACTGACGGAGTATGCGCAGCGCATAGGTGCGGAGGGGCGACCGGTGCTCTATTACTGCACCGATGAGGACGCCGCGTTTGCTGCGGACAACAGGCAGGCACTGGATGCCCGGTTCATTGTGCTGATGGGCGATGCGGACGGTTGTCGTATGTTGATGGGTAAGGACACGGTTGATGCGCTGGCACGCAGGAGCGGATTGCAGGTGCCCGGCACATGGCATGTGTCTGCGACGGAAGCACTTGACGCGTATGCGGGTGAATTCCGGTATCCCGTGGTGCTCAAGCCCTGCAACTGGAATTCCGGCGGGGGGGTGTCCATCAAGGCGGATATCATATTTTCATGGGAGGCGTTGCGGGAGCGCGCAGCGGCTGTACTGCACGGCGGGGGCGAAGTGGTGGTGCAGGACTATATTGAGGGCGGCGATGAGAGTGTGGAGTTTTTTCTGTTTTACAGGAGCCTTGATGGCGCACGGCTGCATGGCTGCACCGGGAGAAAGCTGCGGCAGTTTCCGCCCGGAGCGGGAATTATGGCCTTGGGGATGACCGATGCCATAGCGGATTTGCGAAGCGCGGGGGAAGCATTTATCTCAGCCGTGGACTACCGGGGGCTTGGCGGGGTGGAGTTCAAGCGCGGGAACGGCGGGTTGTATTTTATCGAGATGAGTACGCGGAGCGAAATGTTTCATAAGATAGCCATGGATGCAGGGGTTGATCTGCCGTGGATTGCTTATGCGGATGCGTGCGGTATTGACGCGGGGAACATTTCTGAACAGCGTGACGGCGTTTTGTACGTGAATGAGGTGCCGTATCTGCTGGTGGTTGCCCGGAAGCCTTCTTATTTTTTGCAGGATTGCCGACGGATGCTGAAAGGGCCGTTGCGGCTGGGCATGTTTGCTGCGGACGACGTAAAACCGTTTTTCCTGAAGATTGCTTCCAGCCTGCGCCGGGTGATGAACCGGACGCCGGGCAGATAA
- a CDS encoding PEP-CTERM sorting domain-containing protein, whose protein sequence is MKKIFSLLAATLLVFALTVPASAYVQDWTLDLSGAGGSTYTGVELLTVVGEGTVTQNLGGDGILNDGDTFSLSSYLATIQIINNNGNPFVDGSFFFHSTDLGGYVYNVVPGIGNPLGVSSLNYMYTTGSMQLYYGDHNNIAGSQLLMDMSFEYGKGDGAQPDLGGNLFSGATDMIFEFAASNPGTNLFSHASFGDLEEFLAANPLYQAFLVFDLNNNLLLNTFVMGDGFFDVGISVGGNVSLMVTPEPSTFLIFGLGLLGLIAFRKRMAQ, encoded by the coding sequence ATGAAAAAGATTTTCTCCCTCCTGGCAGCAACACTTCTGGTGTTTGCCCTTACCGTTCCTGCTTCGGCATATGTACAGGACTGGACACTCGACCTCAGCGGCGCGGGCGGCTCCACCTACACAGGCGTTGAACTGCTCACCGTTGTGGGCGAAGGCACCGTCACCCAGAATCTGGGAGGCGACGGCATCCTGAATGACGGCGACACCTTCTCACTTTCCTCCTACCTCGCCACCATCCAGATCATAAACAACAACGGCAACCCCTTTGTAGACGGCTCGTTCTTCTTCCACAGCACCGACCTCGGCGGCTACGTCTATAACGTGGTTCCCGGTATCGGCAATCCCTTGGGCGTGTCCTCCCTCAACTACATGTACACCACCGGCTCCATGCAGCTGTACTATGGCGACCATAACAATATCGCCGGTTCCCAGCTGCTGATGGACATGAGCTTTGAATACGGCAAGGGTGACGGCGCACAGCCCGACCTCGGCGGCAACCTGTTCTCTGGTGCCACAGACATGATCTTTGAATTCGCCGCCTCCAACCCCGGCACCAACCTCTTCTCCCACGCCTCCTTCGGCGACCTTGAAGAGTTCCTGGCCGCCAACCCCCTGTATCAGGCCTTCTTGGTCTTCGACCTTAACAACAACCTGCTTCTGAATACGTTCGTAATGGGTGACGGCTTCTTCGATGTGGGCATCTCCGTAGGCGGCAACGTCTCCCTGATGGTCACCCCCGAGCCCTCCACCTTCCTCATCTTCGGCCTCGGGCTTCTGGGCCTCATCGCCTTCCGCAAAAGAATGGCACAGTAA
- a CDS encoding CAAX prenyl protease-related protein translates to MSADHLPVLARTLPFAAYMLFIAFPETVALLGERFALAPQEKQALYPLQIGLPVLLMVLFRKYYTEIAAADLRTMRGTLASLLCGIIVFLLWLPLGWVPFGAAPAEGFRPDLYTHPTERAAMTLLRVTGATLVVPLFEELFWRSFLSRYLISRNFLAVPQGTFTAFSFAATTLLFGLEHTFLVAGIMAGAAYNLLYRFTKSTTQCVLAHAVTNGLLCAHVLATQSWHYW, encoded by the coding sequence ATGTCCGCAGATCACTTGCCCGTGCTCGCACGCACGCTGCCCTTCGCCGCCTACATGCTCTTCATCGCCTTTCCGGAAACCGTGGCCCTGCTGGGAGAACGGTTCGCCCTTGCCCCGCAGGAAAAGCAGGCACTCTATCCATTACAGATAGGCCTGCCCGTTCTGCTCATGGTGCTGTTCCGCAAATACTACACAGAAATCGCCGCCGCAGACCTGCGCACCATGCGCGGCACCCTTGCCTCGCTGCTGTGCGGCATCATCGTCTTCCTGCTCTGGCTGCCGCTGGGCTGGGTACCCTTCGGCGCCGCCCCCGCAGAAGGCTTCCGTCCGGACCTGTACACCCATCCGACAGAACGCGCAGCCATGACCCTCCTCCGCGTCACGGGCGCCACCCTTGTGGTTCCGCTGTTCGAGGAACTCTTCTGGCGTTCGTTCCTCTCCCGCTACCTCATCTCCCGCAATTTTCTCGCCGTGCCGCAGGGCACCTTCACAGCCTTCAGTTTTGCCGCCACAACCCTGCTCTTCGGGCTGGAACACACCTTCCTCGTGGCGGGCATCATGGCCGGAGCCGCCTACAACCTGCTCTACCGGTTCACAAAAAGCACCACGCAGTGCGTGCTCGCCCATGCGGTGACAAACGGCCTGCTCTGCGCCCACGTTCTCGCCACCCAAAGCTGGCACTACTGGTAG
- a CDS encoding HlyD family secretion protein: MRTALLLLILLALAAAGIHMAAPDMLSRYLPSVHNATPAMQAAPPLAPPSPWVCGVGRVEPASEEIDLAFEYSGIVADVLVHEADPVRRGQVVAQLKSDEHKARLDTALAEQEAMQAEYDKVVSGARQEEKSASWIVVQRMRTLMDNARTEMMRRQTLLHQQIIAPEELDRAVTEYKVAQREHEEAMQRHLVTLNLSRREDILMAHARLQASRSKVAEAQAALLSTQLRSPLDGTVLRRYRHPGENVSIFFPSPVLRVGDISTLNIRAEVDEADFNTVLPGQQAYFTCDAFGDKKFTGTVLRVTPMMGTKGLLTESPTERVDAKVIEVLIAADTPAGLVTGLIVDVFIDTSPQPSSGVFKSKVSVTSAPQE, from the coding sequence ATGAGAACCGCATTGCTCCTCCTCATCCTGCTGGCACTGGCCGCAGCGGGCATCCACATGGCTGCCCCGGACATGCTTTCCCGCTACCTGCCCTCAGTGCACAATGCCACGCCCGCCATGCAGGCCGCCCCGCCGCTCGCGCCTCCCTCTCCGTGGGTCTGCGGTGTCGGCAGGGTGGAACCCGCGTCAGAAGAAATCGATCTGGCCTTCGAATACAGCGGCATCGTGGCCGATGTTCTCGTGCATGAGGCAGATCCGGTGCGCCGCGGTCAGGTGGTGGCCCAGCTCAAGTCCGACGAGCACAAGGCGCGGCTGGATACGGCCCTTGCCGAGCAGGAGGCCATGCAGGCAGAGTATGATAAGGTCGTTTCCGGAGCCCGGCAGGAGGAAAAGTCAGCATCATGGATTGTCGTCCAGCGCATGCGCACCCTCATGGACAACGCCCGCACCGAAATGATGCGCAGGCAAACCCTGCTGCACCAGCAGATCATCGCACCGGAAGAACTGGACCGCGCCGTCACGGAATACAAGGTCGCCCAGCGTGAGCATGAAGAGGCAATGCAGCGCCACCTTGTCACCCTCAACCTCTCGCGCAGGGAAGACATCCTCATGGCCCACGCGCGCCTGCAGGCTTCCCGCAGCAAGGTCGCAGAAGCGCAGGCCGCCCTGCTGTCCACGCAACTGCGCTCCCCGCTGGACGGCACAGTGCTGCGCCGTTACCGCCACCCCGGCGAGAACGTCTCCATCTTCTTCCCCAGCCCCGTCCTGCGCGTGGGCGACATCTCCACCCTGAACATCCGTGCAGAGGTGGACGAAGCCGATTTCAACACCGTCCTTCCCGGCCAGCAGGCCTATTTCACCTGCGACGCCTTCGGTGACAAAAAATTCACCGGCACCGTGCTGCGCGTCACGCCCATGATGGGCACCAAGGGGCTGCTCACAGAATCCCCCACAGAGCGCGTGGATGCCAAGGTCATAGAGGTGCTCATTGCCGCAGACACCCCCGCCGGGCTGGTCACGGGCCTCATCGTGGATGTCTTCATAGACACCTCCCCGCAGCCCTCCTCCGGCGTCTTCAAGTCCAAAGTCTCAGTAACCTCAGCCCCGCAGGAATAG
- a CDS encoding ABC transporter ATP-binding protein → MNHPPLIRLHGIHKTFGAPPSEFHALRNVSVHASAGEILLLMGPSGSGKTTLLSIMGCILAPTSGSVMIAGEEVTTMNRHQMARVRLRHIGFIFQEYNLFPALTVLDNLLVTLRLRNITGGKAKAAALACLDSVGLSGKTGLYPDTLSGGQKQRLAIARALVGEPNIILADEPTAALDSENGQRVMELMRTLCREHRKAVVIVTHDQRIRTFATRVALIEDGQIKDNAP, encoded by the coding sequence ATGAACCACCCCCCGCTCATACGCCTGCACGGCATACACAAAACCTTCGGTGCGCCGCCGTCGGAATTCCACGCCCTGCGCAACGTTTCGGTGCACGCCTCGGCGGGCGAAATCCTCCTGCTCATGGGGCCGTCCGGCAGCGGCAAGACCACCCTGCTCTCCATCATGGGCTGCATTCTGGCTCCCACCTCCGGCTCGGTCATGATCGCGGGCGAAGAGGTCACCACCATGAACAGGCACCAGATGGCCCGCGTACGGCTGCGCCACATCGGCTTCATCTTTCAGGAATATAACCTCTTTCCCGCGCTGACCGTGCTGGACAACCTGCTCGTCACCCTGCGCCTGCGCAACATCACGGGCGGCAAGGCAAAGGCGGCTGCCTTGGCCTGCCTCGACTCCGTGGGGCTATCCGGAAAAACCGGACTCTACCCGGACACCCTGAGCGGCGGGCAGAAGCAGCGGCTCGCCATTGCCCGCGCACTGGTGGGCGAGCCGAACATCATCCTCGCGGACGAACCCACCGCCGCACTGGACTCGGAAAACGGTCAGCGTGTCATGGAACTCATGCGCACCCTCTGCCGCGAGCACCGCAAGGCCGTGGTCATCGTCACCCACGACCAGCGCATCCGCACATTCGCCACCCGCGTGGCCCTGATAGAAGACGGACAGATAAAGGACAACGCACCATGA